A genomic stretch from Acinonyx jubatus isolate Ajub_Pintada_27869175 chromosome E2, VMU_Ajub_asm_v1.0, whole genome shotgun sequence includes:
- the CBLN1 gene encoding cerebellin-1: MLGVVELLLLGAAWLAGPARGQNETEPIVLEGKCLVVCDSNPTSDPTGTALGISVRSGSAKVAFSAIRSTNHEPSEMSNRTMIIYFDQVLVNIGNNFDSERSTFIAPRKGIYSFNFHVVKVYNRQTIQVSLMLNGWPVISAFAGDQDVTREAASNGVLIQMEKGDRAYLKLERGNLMGGWKYSTFSGFLVFPL, translated from the exons ATGCTGGGCGTCgtggagctgctgctgctgggggcGGCGTGGCTGGCGGGCCCGGCCCGCGGGCAGAATGAGACGGAGCCCATCGTGCTGGAAGGCAAGTGCCTGGTGGTGTGCGACTCCAACCCCACGTCCGATCCCACGGGCACAGCTCTCGGCATCTCTGTGCGCTCCGGCAGCGCCAAGGTGGCTTTCTCTGCCATCAGAAGCACCAACCACGAGCCGTCCGAGATGAGTAATCGCACTATGATCATCTACTTTGACCAG GTACTAGTGAACATCGGGAACAACTTTGATTCAGAACGCAGTACTTTCATCGCTCCGCGCAAAGGGATCTACAGTTTTAACTTCCACGTGGTAAAAGTCTACAACAGACAGACCATTCAG GTAAGCCTCATGTTAAACGGGTGGCCGGTGATTTCAGCCTTTGCTGGTGACCAGGACGTGACCCGGGAGGCCGCCAGCAATGGAGTTCTCATCCAGATGGAGAAAGGCGACCGAGCATACCTCAAGCTGGAGCGGGGGAACTTGATGGGGGGCTGGAAGTACTCGACCTTCTCTGGATTCCTGGTCTTTCCCCTCTGA